The window CGTCCATCACCGTCAGGTTGCGCAGCCCGAGGAAGTCCATCTTCAGCAGGCCGAGGTTCTCGCAGGTCGGGTAGTCGAACTGCGTGATGATCGACCCGTCGGCGTCCCGGCGCCACACCGGGATGTGGTCGATGATCGGCTCGGCCGACATGATGACGCCGGCGGCGTGCACGCCGGCCTGGCGGATCAGCCCCTCCAGGCCCTTCGCCGTGTCGATGACCTTGCGGACGTCGGCGTCGGACTCGTAGAGCGACCGGATCTCGCCGGCCTCGCTGTAGCGCTGGTGGTTCGGGTCGAAGATCCCGGACAGCGGGATGTCCTTGCCCATCACCATCGGCGGCATGGCCTTGGTGATCCGGTCGCCGACGGCGTACGGGTAGCCGAGGACCCGGGCCGAGTCCTTGATGGCGGCCTTCGCCTTGATCGTGCCGTAGGTGACGATCTGGGCGATCCGGTCGTCGCCCCATTTCTCCGTCACGTACCGGATGACGTCCGCGCGGCGGCGGTCGTCGAAGTCGATGTCGATGTCCGGCATCGACACGCGGTCGGGGTTGAGGAACCGCTCGAAGATCAGGCCGTGCGGCAGCGGGTCCAGGTCGGTGATGCCGAGCGCGTAGGCGATGAGCGAGCCGGCGGCGCTGCCGCGGCCAGGGCCGACCGCGATGCCGTTGCGCTTCGCCCACATGATGAAGTCCGCGACGACCAGGAAGTACGACGGGAACCCCATCTGGAGGATGACGCCGATCTCGTACTCGACCTGGGTGCGGTGCTTCTCGTCGATGCCGTCCGGGAAGCGGCGCTCCATCCCCCGCAGCACCTCGGCGCGGAAGAACGACTCCTCGGTCTCGCCCTCGGGGACCGGGAACAACGGCATGAGGTTGTGCTTCTTGAACATGCCGGACGTGTCGACCCGCTCGGCGATGAGCAGGGTGGTGTCGCAGCCCTCACGCCAGGCGTCGCTGGTGTCGATCGCCCGCATCTGGTCGGCGCTCTTGAGGAAGTAGCCCGAGCCCTCGAACTGGAACGACGGGTTCGCGACGGTCGAGGCGGTCTGCACGCACAGCAGGGCCGAGTGCGTCTCCCGCTCGGACTCGTAGGTGTAGTGCGAGTCGTTCGTGACGACGAACTTCATGTTCAGCTTGCGGGCGATGTCGATCAGCCCGTCGCGGACCCGGCGCTCGATCTCGATGCCGTGGTCCATGATCTCGCAGAAGTAGTTCTCCGCGCCGAAGATCTCCTGGTAGGTGGCCGCGGCCTTCAGCGCGAGGTCGGGGTGGCCCAGGCGCAGCCGGGTCTGCACCTCGCCGGACGGGCAGCCGGTCGTCGCCATCAGGCCGGCCGAGTGCTCGGCGATGATGTCCCGGTCCATCCGCGGCCACTTGATGTAGTGGCCCTCGATCGAGGCCCGGGAGTTCAGCCGGAACAGGTTGTGCAGCCCCTCGGCGTCGCGCGCCCACATGGTCATGTGGGTGTAGGAGCCGCCACCGGAGACGTCGTCGCTCTTCTGGTGCGGCTCGCCCCAGCGGACCCGCTGCTTGAGCAGCCGCGACTCGGGGGCGACGTACGCCTCGCACCCGATGATCGGCTTCACGCCGGCCGCGGTGGCCTGCTTGTGGAAGTCGTAGGCCCCGTACATGTAGCCGTGGTCGGTGATCGCCACGGCGGGCATCTTCTGACGTCCGACCTCGGCGAACATGTCCTTGAGCCGGGCGGCTCCGTCGAGCATCGAGTACTCGGTGTGGACATGCAGGTGCACAAAGGAGTCGGACACGGCAAGCCTTCCATCCGGGGTCCGGGCCGAGGGCCGGGGCGCGGGCCGAGGGCAGGTGCGGGACGACGGCGCACAGAGGACAAGACACCCAATACGGGCATCATGCTGATGTCCGGTGATCGGGGTGATGTCGGGGCGGTGTCAGCAGCCTAGCCCCAGGGTCTGACATCCCAGCGGCCGACACGACCGGCGTTTTCAAGATCCATAAAGGCCTCGCCCCGCCGGGCCGGCGACGGAAACGTACCGGCCGGCACCCGGCACCATCGGTCGCGGAAAGTGCTCGGGCGCACACGGCTGAACGGCCCGCTGCCGGGCCCGAAAGTGCGGGCCCACCAGATCCTCCCCACCCCAGGACCGCCCGCGAGCCCCGCCCACCGCGTCCGCCCGCCGACCGTGGTCGATGACGGAGCTCATGAGCTCCGTCATCGACCACGGTTCAGAAAGGATCTTCGGGTCGTGGTCGATGACGGTGTCCATAGGCCCGTCATCGACCACAAAACGATGCAGCGGGGGCGGCCGGCGGGCGAGGAACGGACGGCTGGGCTCGTCAGGAGAAGGCGGGCTCACCGCCGAGCGAGGCGGGCAGGGACCCGCCGACCGGCTGGGCCCCGGCCACCGGAGCCCCAGCCGCCGGGGCCAGGGTCGCCGGGGCGAGGGCCGCCGCGCCGGGGCCGTCGAGCCAGGCGACGATGAGCGCCGTGGTCTGGTCCACCGCCTCCAGCTGTGGCAGGTGGCCGCAGTCGTCGAGCAGCTCCACCTGCCAGTCCGGGCGGCGGGCGGCCACGTGCCGGGCGGCCGCGACGGGCACCAGCCGATCCTTACGCCCGTGCACGAGCAGCGTCGGCGCCGCCACCGCCGCCACCGCCGCGGCCAGCGGACCGGGCCGCGCGATCTGGCGGACGACCGACCGGGTGGCCGCGACCAGAGCCGCGTCGCTCGCCGGGCCGGCCCCAGGCGCCGCCGCCCGCTCGGCCGACAGAGCCACCATCGCCGCGACCGCGTCCGCCGGCACCCGCCGCGGGTCGACGGTCGTGCGCCGCAGCGCCTGTTCGACCAGTTCCTCGGTGGAGTACCGAACGCGGCGCCGGGCGAGCACCACCGAGCCGACCTTGGGCAGCACCATCCCGGTGAACATCCCGAGGATCGAGGCGTCCGGCGGCCGCAGCCGCGGGATCGGCAGCGCCGGCGAGATCAGTACCAGCCCGGTGACCGAGGCCGGGTCGGCGGCGGCGTGCAGGACGCTGATCATCCCGCCCATCGAGTTGCCTACCAGCAGCACCGGCGCCCCTCCGGACACCGCGGCGAGGAAGCCAGCCAGCAGCCGGGTGTTGGCCGCGACGTCGCTGCCCCGCTCCCCCACCGGCGTGCGGCCGAAGCCGGCGAGGTCGAGCGCCAGCACCCGGGCCCGCGTCGCCAGCCGCGGCGCGAGCGACCACCAGCTGGTGTGCGAGGCGCCCAGCCCGTGCACGCACACCACCAGTGGGCCGTCCGCCGGCCCGCCGAAGTCGGCGTAGTACACCGGCCCGTCGACGTCCGCCCAGCGCCCCTCGCGCCCGACAGCCTGATCCGTGTCCAGCATCGGCCCTCCCCCTGCCCGCCCAACCCGCGCCCTCCTGCCTAGCAAAGGACGACGGTGGCGGCCCCGACTGTGACGCAGCTATCTCCCGCCCCGGACGTCCGGGTCTCGGCGTCACCACGCCCGCTCGATACCGTTTTGGTACGGACGCCGTGACGCGCCCGTATCGGTACCAACTGCGCGGTACTGATTGTCAGCGAACGAGGGGGTCTCGCGGATGGAACTGAACGAAGCGGCCGTGTCGGCCGGTGCGTGGACGCTGCCAGGCCAGCGTGACGCCGGTGCCGAGCAGGTACCGGCCGAGACCGCCCCGACCGAGTCGGACGTCATCGCGGTGGGCCCGGTGGCCAACCCGAAGCGCCTGCGTCTGGGAGTGCCCACCTCGGTCTGACCTTCGCCGAGGGCCTCGGTTCGCCCGGGCCTCGCCATCGTCGCGAGGCCTGAACCTGGTGGTCGAGGCGCACGCCCACGGGACGTGCTCGGCCCGCTCCGGTTGCCGGGGCGGGCCGTTGTGCTTTCCGAGGACTGTCCTGCGGCGCACGGTGGACGGCGTGGCGGACGACGCAGCAGACGACGCGGCGAACGGCTCAACGGACGACGCGGTGGACGACGCGGCGAACGGCCCCCACCGTGGTGGGGGGCGGTGGACGAGACCACGGCCAGCCCCATTGGCAGGGTGTCCGGAGCGACCTAGTTTTTTGATCATGAGACCCGCTGGGCGCCGCCAGGGCGACATGAGGTTCGGCCGCGAGGAGAAGCGCGGCGGCGCCAAGTACGGACCTCCGCCCGAGGACGAGCACTCCGATCAGGGGCCGCTCACCTGCGGCGGCTGCGGCGGCACCGGCTATGTCCAGCGCGAGCACCGCGGCGCGCACGCCGTCGACGTCTGTGTCTCCTGCGACGGCCGGGGGCGGATATGACCGGCCACGGCCGGCACGCGCCCCGCGCGCCGCGCCAGACCTGCGCCCACCCCCAGGAGCAGCCGCCCGTGACCTCCAAACCCGCGCCGGTCGACGCACGGCCGGCCGGCAAACGCTGCGCCGTATGGACGCGCGGTGACACCGGCGCGACCCGTCACCAGCCCGGCCCACGACACCGCGGCACCGAGCCGCCCGTGTAGCTCCACGCCGCCCGTGTAGATCCACGCGGCGCGGGTACGTCCGCTGCCTGCCGGTTTCACCTGTCTCACCCCGTCTTCGGCCGGGTTGGCACAATCGGTGCTCCGGCCGAGCTCAGTGCCGACACGAGGTCGGGACGGGTGGCGCGAGAGGCAGGCCATGGATTTCGACGACGATCGGGTCGACACCTCCCAGCTCGAGGACCAGCGCGGCGGGCGCGGCGCCGGCGGCAAGATCGCGCTGGGTGGCGGCGGCGCCGGCGTCATCGGCGTGGTCATCTACCTGCTGGTGACGCTCCTCGGCGGCGGTGACGGCACGTCGGCCCCCGTGGGCGGGTCGGGTGGCGGCGGGACCGAGGCCGGCGCGTCTGCCGCGGCCGACCTGGCGGCCCGCTGCAACGCCTCGGGCGCGATCGACCAGTACGACGACTGCTTCGTACTGAAGGTCTTCAACGAGGTCAACGAGGTCTGGACCAGCTACTTCCAGCAGCACGGCCAGACCTACACCCGCCCGACGCTGGTCTACTTCGAGCAGGCCGTCTCGACCGGCTGCGGACAGGCCTCGTCGGAGGTCGGCCCGTTCTACTGCCCGAACGGCCAGCGGGTCTACATCGACCTCGGGTTCCTGAAGCAGCTGCAGGACCAGTACGGCGCCCAGGGCCGCTACGCGCAGGCCTACATCGTCGCCCACGAGGTCGGCCACCACATCCAGACGCTCACTGGCACCGAGGAACGGCTGCGCCAGGCGCAGCAGGCCGACCCGTCCCAGGAGAACGCGCTGTCGGTGCAGCTGGAGCTGCAGGCCGACTGCTACGCGGGCGTCTGGAGCACGCTCGCCGACAAGGCCGGCAACGTGACCGTCGGCCAGTCCGACATCGACGAGGCGCTGAACGCCGCCGAGGCCGTCGGCGACGACCGCATCGAGCAGAAGGCCGGCGTGGACGTCAATCCGGAGACCTGGACCCACGGCTCCGCCCAGCAGCGCAGCACCTCGTTCAAGACCGGCGCCAGCGGCGCCACCCTCGAGTCCTGCGGGACCGTCCCCCACTGACCTTCGGGACGGCACCGACCTTCGGGACGCCACCGGTCTTCGGGATGCCACTGACCTTCCGGACGCCACTGACCTTCGGGACGTCACCGGTCTTCGGGACGCCGCGCCGCGTCCCGCCGTCACCCC of the Pseudofrankia saprophytica genome contains:
- a CDS encoding alpha/beta fold hydrolase, yielding MLDTDQAVGREGRWADVDGPVYYADFGGPADGPLVVCVHGLGASHTSWWSLAPRLATRARVLALDLAGFGRTPVGERGSDVAANTRLLAGFLAAVSGGAPVLLVGNSMGGMISVLHAAADPASVTGLVLISPALPIPRLRPPDASILGMFTGMVLPKVGSVVLARRRVRYSTEELVEQALRRTTVDPRRVPADAVAAMVALSAERAAAPGAGPASDAALVAATRSVVRQIARPGPLAAAVAAVAAPTLLVHGRKDRLVPVAAARHVAARRPDWQVELLDDCGHLPQLEAVDQTTALIVAWLDGPGAAALAPATLAPAAGAPVAGAQPVGGSLPASLGGEPAFS
- the dnaE gene encoding DNA polymerase III subunit alpha, encoding MSDSFVHLHVHTEYSMLDGAARLKDMFAEVGRQKMPAVAITDHGYMYGAYDFHKQATAAGVKPIIGCEAYVAPESRLLKQRVRWGEPHQKSDDVSGGGSYTHMTMWARDAEGLHNLFRLNSRASIEGHYIKWPRMDRDIIAEHSAGLMATTGCPSGEVQTRLRLGHPDLALKAAATYQEIFGAENYFCEIMDHGIEIERRVRDGLIDIARKLNMKFVVTNDSHYTYESERETHSALLCVQTASTVANPSFQFEGSGYFLKSADQMRAIDTSDAWREGCDTTLLIAERVDTSGMFKKHNLMPLFPVPEGETEESFFRAEVLRGMERRFPDGIDEKHRTQVEYEIGVILQMGFPSYFLVVADFIMWAKRNGIAVGPGRGSAAGSLIAYALGITDLDPLPHGLIFERFLNPDRVSMPDIDIDFDDRRRADVIRYVTEKWGDDRIAQIVTYGTIKAKAAIKDSARVLGYPYAVGDRITKAMPPMVMGKDIPLSGIFDPNHQRYSEAGEIRSLYESDADVRKVIDTAKGLEGLIRQAGVHAAGVIMSAEPIIDHIPVWRRDADGSIITQFDYPTCENLGLLKMDFLGLRNLTVMDDAVRNVERNRGITIDLLGLGLDDKTTYELLARGDTLGVFQLDGGPLRSLLRLMRPDNFEDISAVIALYRPGPMGANSHTNYALRKNGQQEITPIHPDLGTSLDEILGTTYGLIVYQEQVMAIAQAVGGYTLGQADLLRRAMGKKKKEILDKEFAPFSAGMKANGYSDAAIKTLWDILVPFSDYAFNKAHSAAYGLVSYWTGYLKANYPAEYMAALLTSVRDDKDKSAIYLNECRRMGIKVLPPDVNYSDADYTPHGDSEIRVGLAAIRNVGANVVDSITRTRGSKGDFTSFPDFLDKVEAVVCNKRTIESLIKAGAFDSFGHTRRGLVERHEQAVDAVMAAKKQSALGQESLFGEVDDDPTTSAFGAMEFSDKEWEKSVKLAHERDMLGLYVSDHPLSEVAHILTAKADCTVAALADYPDGAVVTIGGIISSLQRKVTKQGKVWALTTIEDLEGGLEVMFFPQTYETCATQLSEDAIVIVKGRLDKREDAPRLVASELSVPDLSEHALTPPIVITLPTSRVNAPTVDRLREVLATHPGTTEVHLHLQSPHRTTLLRLDDSYKVRRTPALMGDLKALLGASAVA
- the ypfJ gene encoding KPN_02809 family neutral zinc metallopeptidase, which gives rise to MPTRGRDGWRERQAMDFDDDRVDTSQLEDQRGGRGAGGKIALGGGGAGVIGVVIYLLVTLLGGGDGTSAPVGGSGGGGTEAGASAAADLAARCNASGAIDQYDDCFVLKVFNEVNEVWTSYFQQHGQTYTRPTLVYFEQAVSTGCGQASSEVGPFYCPNGQRVYIDLGFLKQLQDQYGAQGRYAQAYIVAHEVGHHIQTLTGTEERLRQAQQADPSQENALSVQLELQADCYAGVWSTLADKAGNVTVGQSDIDEALNAAEAVGDDRIEQKAGVDVNPETWTHGSAQQRSTSFKTGASGATLESCGTVPH